A DNA window from Streptomyces bacillaris contains the following coding sequences:
- a CDS encoding tachylectin-related carbohydrate-binding protein yields the protein MDTAGKLLRTDMPTPVSGGTLGTPGTIDTGWNGYGRVLAGQSARFYGIKSDGLYLSRRTSGTWDIHHKKISPDFGWLAGAASRNRITVDRGDRLWVLNSEGQLRAHKYDLATEKWTGDSGKIIDQGWQRYDLIVAADAGVVYGRDATDGRLYRSRYDFTSQRWLERHVVESLADWRQYTKGITSIGGDTLVGVTASGAAHYYRFDENIRDFTVYKKTVAASGWQNYTNVSGAPDACRLTANPTPPSPAAPLESYSSTTAVQSSTGSLEFAYTDNIGRLVHGRMTDPSDFNGVQWATVSGNEAFTGRPTLTEHSDGRVVITAQNTSGSIWQRTQTAKAGADWNNWVDLAGAMAHRPVTAKTPGGLLVQFAVAADGSPWYRIQQRPNVDFMGWMRLSGTGLAGPLQAVTVRDGIQLFATTTGGTLSTARFTESGTLTSWSGLGAQNVSDAPSVVVYPGYRIRVFANDGQGHVVTTAQTTENGAFGGWDTVGGLNADGAPSAVISPLTGLTEITARGTDGYVHNTGETVQGSGSWRAWQQASFEASATAPTTFAYTNSSGPTWAYVFRTADNQTRVYQVQQGFARSAATSGARTTPRFTVGSLPRPSED from the coding sequence GTGGACACGGCGGGCAAGCTGCTCCGCACCGACATGCCGACTCCCGTGAGCGGCGGCACCCTTGGCACGCCGGGGACCATCGACACCGGGTGGAACGGCTACGGCCGGGTGCTGGCCGGCCAGAGTGCCCGCTTCTACGGCATCAAGTCCGACGGCCTGTATCTGAGCCGGCGGACCTCCGGCACCTGGGACATCCACCACAAGAAGATCAGCCCGGACTTCGGCTGGCTGGCGGGTGCGGCGAGCCGCAACCGGATCACGGTCGACCGGGGCGACCGGCTCTGGGTGCTCAACAGCGAGGGCCAGCTCCGCGCCCACAAGTACGACCTCGCCACCGAGAAGTGGACCGGCGACAGCGGGAAGATCATCGACCAGGGCTGGCAGCGCTACGACCTCATCGTCGCGGCCGACGCGGGGGTGGTCTACGGCCGCGACGCCACCGACGGCCGGCTCTACCGCTCGCGCTACGACTTCACCAGCCAGCGGTGGCTGGAGCGCCATGTCGTCGAGAGCCTCGCCGACTGGCGCCAGTACACCAAGGGGATCACGTCGATCGGCGGAGACACCCTGGTCGGCGTGACCGCCTCGGGCGCCGCCCACTACTACCGCTTCGACGAGAACATCCGGGACTTCACCGTCTACAAGAAGACGGTGGCCGCGAGCGGCTGGCAGAACTACACGAACGTCTCCGGAGCACCGGACGCCTGCCGTCTCACCGCCAACCCCACCCCGCCCTCCCCCGCCGCACCGCTGGAGAGCTACAGCTCCACCACGGCGGTCCAGTCCTCCACCGGATCGCTGGAGTTCGCCTACACGGACAACATCGGCCGCCTGGTGCACGGCCGGATGACGGACCCCTCCGACTTCAACGGGGTGCAGTGGGCCACCGTCTCCGGCAACGAGGCCTTCACCGGCCGCCCCACGTTGACCGAGCACAGTGACGGCCGGGTCGTCATCACCGCGCAGAACACCTCCGGCAGCATCTGGCAGCGTACGCAGACCGCCAAGGCCGGTGCCGACTGGAACAACTGGGTCGACCTGGCGGGCGCGATGGCCCACCGCCCGGTCACCGCGAAGACCCCAGGCGGCCTGCTCGTCCAGTTCGCCGTCGCCGCCGACGGCTCGCCCTGGTACCGCATCCAGCAGCGGCCCAACGTCGACTTCATGGGGTGGATGCGGCTGAGCGGGACCGGTCTGGCCGGCCCGCTCCAGGCCGTCACCGTCCGCGACGGCATCCAGCTCTTCGCCACCACCACCGGCGGCACGCTCTCCACCGCCCGGTTCACCGAGAGCGGCACCCTCACCTCATGGAGCGGCCTCGGCGCCCAGAACGTCAGCGACGCGCCCTCGGTCGTCGTCTACCCCGGCTACCGCATCCGGGTCTTCGCCAACGACGGCCAGGGCCACGTCGTCACGACGGCCCAGACCACGGAGAACGGGGCCTTCGGCGGCTGGGACACGGTCGGCGGCCTGAACGCCGACGGCGCGCCGAGCGCCGTCATCTCCCCGCTCACCGGCCTCACCGAGATCACCGCGCGCGGCACCGACGGCTACGTCCACAACACCGGTGAGACCGTCCAGGGCAGCGGCTCCTGGCGGGCATGGCAGCAGGCGTCGTTCGAGGCCTCCGCCACCGCGCCGACCACCTTCGCGTACACCAACAGCTCCGGCCCGACCTGGGCGTACGTCTTCCGCACCGCCGACAACCAGACCCGCGTCTACCAGGTCCAGCAGGGCTTCGCCCGGTCCGCCGCCACGAGCGGTGCCCGGACCACGCCCCGGTTCACGGTCGGCTCCCTGCCCCGGCCGTCCGAGGACTGA
- the leuE gene encoding leucine efflux protein LeuE: MLGVTDLPTYLAGLLLIVLLPGPNSLYVLSVAARRGVRTGYRAAAGVWTGDTVLMTLAALGAASLLQTTPLLFAIVKYAGAGYLTWLAIGMLRAAVSLWRERHRRTAELAEAAEASGAGPTENPYRRALVVSLINPKAILFLISFFVQFVDPGYAYPALSFLVLGTLLQLASFLYLSTLIFGGTRLAAAFRRRKRLSAGATSAAGVLFLGFAAKLSLSSV; this comes from the coding sequence ATGCTGGGTGTCACCGACCTTCCGACCTACCTCGCGGGCCTGCTGCTGATCGTTCTCCTGCCGGGCCCGAACTCGCTGTACGTGCTCTCCGTCGCGGCGCGACGCGGCGTACGCACCGGCTACAGAGCCGCCGCGGGCGTATGGACCGGCGACACCGTCCTGATGACGCTCGCCGCGCTCGGCGCGGCCTCGCTGCTCCAGACCACGCCCCTGCTGTTCGCCATCGTCAAGTACGCGGGCGCGGGCTATCTGACCTGGCTGGCGATCGGCATGCTGCGCGCGGCGGTGTCCCTGTGGCGCGAACGGCACCGGCGGACCGCCGAACTGGCGGAGGCGGCCGAGGCGTCCGGGGCGGGGCCGACGGAGAACCCCTACCGGCGGGCGCTGGTGGTCAGCCTGATCAACCCGAAGGCGATCCTGTTCCTGATCTCGTTCTTCGTACAGTTCGTCGACCCCGGCTACGCCTACCCGGCCCTGTCGTTCCTGGTGCTGGGCACGTTGCTCCAGCTCGCCAGCTTCCTCTACCTCTCCACGCTGATCTTCGGCGGCACCCGCCTGGCCGCCGCCTTCCGCCGCCGCAAGCGCCTCTCGGCGGGGGCGACCTCGGCGGCGGGCGTGCTCTTCCTGGGGTTCGCGGCGAAGCTCTCGCTCAGCAGCGTGTAG
- a CDS encoding LamG-like jellyroll fold domain-containing protein: MRRAVRGIWGKAVGLALVVALAVGSLALAATGFPLLPERPAAAEGPDQRWGSAEGLGHFAGGPANTRPPTSLRATYPTGAPKAAARPSGPPNTAEVSDPPAPRVTGFDAATSAEIVAERDALSRTYANQDGTRTTEISTTPINYLNEKGSWQHIDTTLTDAEPDGSAPAGRRAGNSEGWTTTADSVALTLAPRADSPRLALLTLPSGASFGYRLDGAAAAPGNAQGNRVSYENVLPDTDLWLDAQAGGVKETLVLRSADAPADFSFPLTLNGLTATERDGGIVLTDGDGETAAVIPAGFMTDARGVISYGVRYRLAEDRDGGRTLHISADRDWLTDPARAFPVQLDPSVDTGTASTSMYVRDGGPSVVGSGELHTGRGPSGATHSYLGFPGLDERLRHHRIFGAQLQLVNFDAASCKPRPVAVHPVTQSWTAGTGTSYPGPSVGAALATKSFAYGHVAFGQSASACPPAGELFNLGKGGRDLVQRWVDGTQPNHGLSLRASATDPLAFKKFTGHATANPPKLYVTHSPYSATYAFPKPVPDPPVLQNQAGKVKVTVTNTGAETWTPSGYYLAYRAYDAKGKLVTQQRSANLTGNVARGGKATLDATIKALPPGAYLLDFTMVRTGGKVFTDEQVPPGRLTLQVFDIAPVIKEQFPPNGYQAQTLTPQLWASGVDIDAPPGSVLQYKYEICEADKDGKPTACTTSAYQTASAYPVPAGRLKWGTTYLWRGFVKDASNEVPTAQIALVAAVPQPEITSRLSATPGKEFDPNVGNFTSAAVDATITSVGPDLGLVRTYNSLDPRRDLAFGAGWSTRYDMRLTPDDDGTGNVVIRYPDGQDVRFGKNPDGSFAPPPGRFAKLTLDTAAGTYRLQDKSGTLYEFSTGGLLARITDASSNVVSYTWSGGKIQRAVHARSGRSLTFTWTGAHVTSVSTNPVDGAPLTWTYTYTGDVLDQVCDPTGGCTRYAYTSGSHYASTVLDARPASYWKLGESEGTAAGSAVEANLGKDRGTATDITLGAAGAITGDPGTAAGFNGSTSRITLPSGTLKKSRDLAVEVWFKTPATGVGGPLVGYQDKAWGTAPGVGVPALYVGTDGKLRGQFWTGTAAPITDTTKNVNDGKWHHAVLSVSGSTQSLYLDGKLSGTLTGKQLTAGDLTHNQIGAARVSAPASWPGWGSTAARSFAGTIDDVAVYHHPLGATAVAAHHREGTRAADLLTRTTLPSGRTASEVAYDTARDRVREYTDRNGGTWKIGTPAVFGGDDDLRRTVEVHDPVDSPYFYEYDGLTSRMLRYGEPMALGARDSRPAPSPTGTDPPGQICTEPDPGDPAFCTNPPGDGGSEPDFIRHPADGVAIRLFTYDDNGYQTGITSENGDQVTLGYDDRGNVVRRTTCRAKGDCQTAHTQYPIPAGDLDLRADQPSATLDGRSSGPTDTRFRTRYEYDARGLLTLQTAADGGTVRNTYTTGAEPAIGGGNTPTGLPLTSTDPRGKVTRYQYFSSGDLAQITEPSGLVTKFTYDALGRKLTETEVSDANPAGATVTLAYDKLSRVVSTTEPATTNAVTLARHQQRTVTAYDADGNTVRTEVGDVLGGDEPRTMTFEADDHGRPAKAVDAEGNETSYGYDSLGNRTSMVDANGNHFQYVYTARNMMAEVRLRDWDDDGGDPEYTVLQSYAYDPGGRVARNTDAMGRTVLYDYYGDDLVKSLTLKDFRNPDGTRRDIVVEANTYDGAGNILTEKAYNGSVVTEYTYDAVGRTQSEVTDPGGLARRTTFTYDLAGNVTTTASSGSPSNVPWPVSATPETVRYVYDQAGNVEQETVENGTEGRTTRYTYDQRGLVTSRTDAGGHRTDYGYDETGRPLSVTAPPVETESAGGAATTTRPTTYTGYDTFGAVTESVDALGNTNRTTYDRLGRAVSATAPPIGPPAPRKRSPRPPAAPTTPWATCSP, from the coding sequence ATGCGCCGTGCGGTACGCGGCATCTGGGGCAAGGCCGTCGGCCTGGCCCTGGTCGTGGCGCTCGCCGTCGGCTCGCTGGCCCTCGCCGCCACCGGCTTCCCGCTGCTGCCGGAGCGGCCCGCCGCCGCCGAGGGGCCGGACCAGCGGTGGGGGAGCGCCGAAGGGCTCGGCCACTTCGCGGGCGGCCCCGCCAACACCCGGCCGCCCACGTCGCTGCGCGCCACCTACCCGACCGGCGCCCCGAAGGCCGCCGCCCGGCCCTCCGGCCCGCCCAACACCGCCGAGGTGAGCGATCCGCCCGCGCCGCGCGTCACCGGATTCGACGCCGCGACCAGTGCGGAGATCGTCGCCGAACGGGACGCCCTCAGCCGCACCTACGCCAACCAGGACGGCACCCGCACCACGGAGATATCCACCACTCCCATCAACTACCTGAACGAAAAAGGCAGTTGGCAGCACATCGATACCACGCTCACCGACGCCGAGCCGGACGGGAGCGCACCGGCCGGCCGCCGCGCCGGAAACAGCGAAGGCTGGACCACCACCGCGGACTCCGTCGCCCTGACCCTGGCGCCCCGCGCCGACAGCCCCCGACTCGCCCTGCTCACCCTCCCGTCCGGCGCCTCCTTCGGCTACCGGCTCGACGGTGCCGCCGCCGCACCGGGCAACGCCCAGGGGAACCGGGTCAGTTACGAGAACGTCCTGCCGGACACCGACCTCTGGCTCGACGCCCAGGCGGGCGGCGTCAAGGAGACCCTGGTCCTGCGCTCCGCCGACGCACCCGCCGACTTCTCCTTCCCGCTCACCCTGAACGGCCTGACCGCCACCGAGCGGGACGGCGGAATCGTCCTCACCGACGGCGACGGCGAGACCGCCGCCGTCATCCCGGCCGGGTTCATGACGGACGCCCGGGGCGTCATCTCGTACGGCGTCCGCTACCGCCTGGCCGAAGACCGCGACGGCGGGCGGACGCTCCACATCAGCGCCGACCGCGACTGGCTCACCGACCCGGCCCGCGCCTTCCCCGTCCAGCTCGACCCCTCGGTCGACACCGGCACGGCCTCCACCTCCATGTACGTCAGGGACGGCGGCCCCTCCGTGGTCGGCTCCGGCGAACTCCACACCGGCCGGGGCCCCAGTGGCGCGACCCACTCCTACCTTGGCTTCCCCGGCCTGGACGAACGGCTGCGCCACCACCGCATCTTCGGCGCCCAGCTCCAACTGGTGAACTTCGACGCCGCCTCCTGCAAACCCCGCCCGGTCGCCGTCCACCCCGTCACCCAGTCCTGGACCGCCGGGACCGGCACCTCCTACCCCGGCCCCTCGGTCGGCGCTGCCCTCGCGACGAAGTCGTTCGCGTACGGGCACGTCGCCTTCGGCCAGTCCGCCTCCGCCTGCCCGCCGGCCGGGGAACTCTTCAACCTTGGCAAGGGCGGCCGCGACCTGGTCCAGCGCTGGGTCGACGGGACCCAGCCCAACCACGGGCTCTCCCTGCGCGCCTCGGCCACCGATCCGCTCGCCTTCAAGAAGTTCACCGGCCACGCCACCGCCAACCCGCCGAAGCTGTACGTCACCCACTCCCCGTACAGCGCCACCTACGCCTTCCCCAAGCCCGTCCCCGACCCGCCGGTGCTCCAGAACCAGGCCGGGAAGGTCAAGGTCACCGTCACCAACACCGGTGCCGAGACCTGGACCCCGAGCGGCTACTACCTCGCGTACCGCGCCTACGACGCCAAGGGCAAGCTCGTCACCCAGCAGCGGTCCGCCAACCTCACCGGGAACGTGGCGCGCGGCGGGAAGGCGACGCTGGACGCCACCATCAAGGCGCTGCCCCCTGGGGCGTACCTGCTCGACTTCACCATGGTGCGCACCGGCGGCAAGGTCTTCACCGACGAACAGGTGCCGCCCGGCCGGCTCACCCTCCAGGTCTTCGACATCGCCCCGGTGATCAAGGAGCAGTTCCCGCCCAACGGCTACCAGGCACAGACCCTCACGCCCCAGCTCTGGGCGAGCGGCGTCGACATCGACGCACCGCCGGGCTCCGTCCTCCAGTACAAGTACGAGATCTGCGAGGCCGACAAGGACGGCAAGCCGACCGCCTGCACCACCTCCGCCTACCAGACCGCCTCCGCCTACCCGGTCCCCGCCGGCCGGCTGAAGTGGGGCACCACCTACCTGTGGCGCGGCTTCGTCAAGGACGCCTCCAACGAGGTGCCCACCGCCCAGATCGCCCTGGTCGCGGCGGTGCCGCAGCCGGAGATCACCTCCCGGCTCTCCGCCACCCCGGGCAAGGAGTTCGACCCGAACGTCGGCAACTTCACCTCGGCGGCCGTCGACGCAACGATCACCTCCGTCGGCCCCGACCTCGGCCTCGTCCGCACCTACAACAGCCTCGACCCGCGGCGGGACCTCGCCTTCGGGGCCGGCTGGTCGACCCGCTACGACATGCGACTCACCCCGGACGACGACGGCACCGGCAACGTCGTCATCCGCTACCCCGACGGCCAGGACGTCCGCTTCGGCAAGAACCCCGACGGGAGCTTCGCCCCGCCGCCCGGCCGGTTCGCCAAGCTGACTCTCGACACGGCGGCGGGCACCTACCGCCTCCAGGACAAGTCCGGCACCCTCTACGAGTTCTCCACCGGCGGGCTGCTCGCCCGGATCACCGACGCCTCCTCCAACGTGGTCTCCTACACCTGGTCCGGCGGGAAGATCCAGCGTGCCGTCCACGCCCGTAGCGGCCGCTCGCTCACCTTCACCTGGACCGGCGCCCACGTCACCTCCGTCTCGACCAACCCGGTCGACGGGGCCCCGCTCACCTGGACGTACACCTACACGGGCGATGTGCTCGACCAGGTCTGCGACCCCACCGGCGGCTGCACCCGCTACGCGTACACGTCCGGCAGCCACTACGCCAGTACGGTGCTCGACGCGCGGCCCGCCTCCTACTGGAAGCTCGGCGAGAGCGAGGGCACGGCGGCCGGGAGCGCCGTCGAGGCCAACCTCGGCAAGGACCGGGGCACCGCCACCGACATCACCCTCGGGGCGGCGGGCGCCATCACCGGCGACCCGGGCACCGCCGCCGGGTTCAACGGCTCCACCTCGCGCATCACCCTGCCCTCCGGCACCCTCAAGAAGAGCCGCGACCTGGCGGTCGAGGTGTGGTTCAAGACGCCTGCCACCGGCGTCGGCGGCCCGCTCGTCGGCTACCAGGACAAGGCCTGGGGCACGGCCCCCGGGGTCGGCGTCCCCGCCCTCTACGTGGGCACCGACGGCAAACTGCGCGGCCAGTTCTGGACCGGGACCGCCGCCCCGATCACCGACACCACCAAGAACGTCAACGACGGCAAGTGGCACCACGCCGTGCTGTCCGTCTCCGGCTCCACCCAGAGCCTCTACCTGGACGGGAAGCTCTCCGGCACCCTCACCGGCAAGCAGCTCACCGCGGGCGACCTCACCCACAACCAGATCGGCGCCGCCCGCGTCTCCGCCCCCGCCTCCTGGCCCGGCTGGGGCTCCACCGCCGCCCGCTCCTTCGCCGGCACCATCGACGACGTCGCCGTCTACCACCACCCGCTGGGCGCCACCGCCGTCGCCGCCCACCACCGCGAGGGCACCCGGGCGGCCGACCTCCTGACCCGGACCACGCTGCCCTCCGGCCGGACCGCCTCCGAGGTCGCCTACGACACCGCCCGCGACCGGGTCCGCGAGTACACCGACCGCAACGGCGGCACCTGGAAGATCGGCACGCCCGCGGTCTTCGGCGGTGACGACGACCTGCGGCGCACGGTCGAGGTCCACGACCCGGTCGACTCCCCGTACTTCTACGAGTACGACGGCCTCACCTCGCGGATGCTCCGCTACGGCGAACCGATGGCCCTCGGCGCCCGCGACTCCCGCCCCGCGCCCTCGCCCACCGGCACCGACCCGCCCGGGCAGATCTGCACCGAACCCGACCCGGGAGACCCGGCCTTCTGCACCAACCCGCCCGGTGACGGCGGCAGCGAACCCGACTTCATCCGGCACCCCGCCGACGGCGTCGCCATCCGTCTCTTCACCTACGACGACAACGGCTACCAGACCGGCATCACCAGCGAGAACGGCGACCAGGTCACCCTCGGCTACGACGACCGGGGCAATGTCGTACGGCGTACCACCTGCCGGGCCAAGGGCGACTGCCAGACCGCCCACACCCAGTACCCGATCCCGGCCGGGGACCTGGACCTGCGGGCCGACCAGCCCTCCGCCACCCTCGACGGCCGCTCCTCGGGACCGACGGACACCCGCTTCCGCACCCGCTACGAGTACGACGCCCGGGGGCTGCTGACCCTCCAGACGGCGGCGGACGGCGGCACGGTCCGCAACACGTACACCACCGGCGCCGAGCCCGCGATCGGCGGCGGCAACACCCCCACCGGGCTGCCGCTGACCTCCACCGACCCGCGCGGCAAGGTCACCCGCTACCAGTACTTCTCCTCCGGCGACCTGGCGCAGATCACCGAACCGTCGGGGCTCGTCACGAAGTTCACGTACGACGCGCTGGGCCGCAAGCTCACCGAGACCGAGGTCTCGGACGCCAACCCCGCGGGCGCCACCGTCACCCTGGCCTACGACAAGCTGTCCCGGGTCGTCTCCACCACCGAACCCGCCACCACCAACGCCGTCACCCTGGCCCGCCACCAGCAGCGGACCGTCACCGCGTACGACGCCGACGGCAACACCGTGCGCACCGAGGTCGGTGACGTGCTGGGCGGCGACGAGCCGCGCACCATGACCTTCGAGGCCGACGACCACGGCCGCCCCGCGAAGGCGGTCGACGCCGAGGGCAACGAGACCTCCTACGGCTACGACTCCCTCGGCAACCGGACGTCGATGGTCGACGCCAACGGCAACCACTTCCAGTACGTCTACACCGCCCGCAACATGATGGCCGAGGTCCGGCTGCGGGACTGGGACGACGACGGCGGCGACCCCGAGTACACCGTCCTGCAGTCCTACGCCTACGACCCGGGCGGCCGGGTCGCCCGCAACACCGACGCCATGGGTCGGACCGTCCTCTACGACTACTACGGCGACGACCTGGTCAAGTCCCTGACGCTCAAGGACTTCCGCAACCCCGACGGCACCCGACGGGACATCGTGGTCGAGGCCAACACCTACGACGGCGCCGGGAACATCCTCACCGAGAAGGCCTACAACGGCAGCGTCGTCACCGAGTACACCTACGACGCCGTGGGCCGTACGCAGTCGGAGGTGACCGACCCCGGGGGCCTCGCCCGCCGGACCACCTTCACCTACGACCTCGCGGGCAACGTCACCACCACCGCCTCCAGCGGCTCGCCCTCCAACGTGCCCTGGCCGGTGAGCGCCACCCCCGAGACCGTCCGCTACGTCTACGACCAGGCGGGCAACGTCGAGCAGGAGACCGTCGAGAACGGCACCGAGGGCCGCACCACCCGCTACACCTACGACCAGCGCGGCCTGGTCACCTCCCGTACCGACGCGGGCGGCCACCGCACCGACTACGGCTACGACGAGACCGGCCGCCCCCTCTCGGTCACCGCGCCCCCGGTCGAGACGGAGTCCGCGGGCGGGGCCGCCACCACCACCCGCCCCACCACCTACACCGGCTACGACACCTTCGGCGCGGTCACCGAATCCGTCGACGCGCTCGGCAACACCAACCGCACCACCTACGACCGGCTGGGCCGCGCCGTCTCCGCCACCGCCCCGCCTATCGGGCCCCCGGCTCCACGGAAACGGTCACCCCGACCACCGGCCGCACCTACGACGCCCTGGGCAACGTGCTCACCGTGA
- a CDS encoding L,D-transpeptidase family protein gives MRAAGPGRRRAQAADGTGTRHHRHDGPAAPSPTEDGKADDTTPTPTPTPTPTPTPTEPPTAPPVASPSPAPRPSTASPQPEVLMRTGSEGPRVRELQARLRQIGHFGRNPTGYYGTVTAEAVRSFQVKRGTEGTGETDAATWQKLRAMTRTPTADELDPPTERPVAKPDERCLTGRVLCISKKSRTLAWMIDGRVVSAMDVRFGSEYTPTREGEFKVFWKSRDHVSTLYDTPMPYALFFSGGQAVHYSADFASNGYAGASHGCVNVRDRKKVAALFDQVKNGDKVVIYW, from the coding sequence GTGCGGGCCGCAGGACCCGGCCGCCGACGCGCTCAAGCAGCCGACGGCACCGGCACCCGCCACCACCGCCACGACGGCCCCGCCGCCCCCTCCCCCACCGAAGACGGAAAGGCCGACGACACCACCCCCACACCCACCCCCACACCCACGCCGACGCCCACGCCCACCGAGCCGCCCACCGCCCCGCCGGTCGCGTCGCCCTCCCCCGCACCCCGCCCGAGCACGGCCTCTCCGCAGCCCGAGGTTCTGATGCGGACGGGCTCCGAGGGGCCCCGGGTACGGGAGTTGCAGGCGCGACTGCGGCAGATCGGACACTTCGGGCGGAACCCCACCGGCTACTACGGCACGGTCACCGCCGAGGCCGTCCGGTCCTTCCAGGTCAAGCGGGGGACGGAGGGGACCGGCGAGACGGACGCGGCCACCTGGCAGAAGCTGCGGGCCATGACCCGTACGCCGACGGCCGACGAGCTGGACCCGCCGACCGAGCGGCCGGTGGCGAAGCCGGACGAGCGGTGTCTGACCGGCCGGGTGCTCTGCATCAGCAAGAAGAGCCGGACGCTGGCGTGGATGATCGACGGCCGGGTGGTCTCGGCGATGGACGTGCGCTTCGGCTCGGAGTACACGCCCACGCGGGAGGGCGAGTTCAAGGTGTTCTGGAAGTCCCGGGACCATGTGTCGACGCTGTACGACACCCCGATGCCGTACGCCCTCTTCTTCAGCGGCGGCCAGGCGGTGCACTACTCCGCCGACTTCGCGTCCAACGGCTATGCCGGGGCCTCACACGGCTGCGTGAACGTCCGGGACAGGAAGAAGGTCGCGGCTCTCTTCGACCAGGTGAAGAACGGCGACAAGGTCGTCATCTACTGGTGA
- a CDS encoding RNA polymerase sigma factor produces MLGDDAELTAAVLAAQDGDEDAFRAVYRAVQPRLLGYIRTLVGEPDAEDVASEAWLQIARDLDRFSGDADRFRGWAARIARNRSLDHLRMRSRRPAIGGDETELTGRPAESDTAGDAMEALDTDRTMSLIAQLPQDQAEAVVLRVVVGLDAKSAAQTLGKRPGAVRTAAHRGLKRLAELLGEHQPDAPRPAAVPPAPAGGFPAASGGRSGARTRSGPASSGEALTGGGSGLAGGSDAGGLASAQGAGSDAGQGGVGGAELGAVPSQRPGRGGPAAPAGVTPGVTHSRPWTQRDM; encoded by the coding sequence GTGCTGGGGGACGACGCGGAGCTGACCGCCGCGGTGCTCGCGGCACAGGACGGGGACGAGGACGCTTTCCGTGCTGTGTACCGCGCTGTGCAGCCACGGCTGTTGGGTTACATACGGACGCTGGTGGGGGAGCCGGACGCCGAGGACGTGGCGTCCGAGGCCTGGCTCCAGATAGCGCGCGACCTCGACCGGTTCAGCGGGGACGCCGACCGGTTCCGGGGGTGGGCGGCCCGGATCGCCCGCAACCGCTCGCTCGACCACCTGCGGATGCGCAGCCGCCGCCCAGCGATCGGCGGCGACGAGACCGAGCTGACCGGCCGGCCCGCCGAGTCCGACACCGCCGGGGACGCCATGGAGGCGCTCGACACCGACCGCACGATGTCCCTCATCGCCCAGCTCCCGCAGGACCAGGCCGAGGCCGTCGTCCTGCGCGTGGTCGTCGGGCTGGACGCCAAGAGCGCCGCCCAGACCCTCGGCAAGCGCCCCGGCGCCGTACGGACCGCCGCCCACCGCGGCCTCAAGCGCCTCGCCGAACTCCTCGGGGAGCACCAGCCCGACGCGCCCCGCCCCGCCGCCGTACCGCCCGCGCCCGCCGGGGGGTTTCCCGCCGCGTCCGGTGGCCGTTCCGGCGCCCGCACCCGTAGCGGGCCCGCGTCCAGCGGTGAGGCCCTGACCGGTGGTGGGTCCGGCCTCGCGGGTGGTTCCGACGCGGGTGGCCTGGCCTCGGCGCAGGGGGCCGGGAGCGACGCAGGTCAGGGTGGGGTCGGTGGTGCGGAACTCGGTGCCGTACCCTCTCAGCGCCCCGGTAGGGGCGGTCCGGCGGCGCCGGCCGGGGTCACTCCCGGTGTGACGCATTCGCGACCGTGGACGCAGAGGGACATGTGA